Proteins from a single region of Neomonachus schauinslandi chromosome 10, ASM220157v2, whole genome shotgun sequence:
- the OTOR gene encoding LOW QUALITY PROTEIN: otoraplin (The sequence of the model RefSeq protein was modified relative to this genomic sequence to represent the inferred CDS: substituted 1 base at 1 genomic stop codon) encodes MARLLILSLPGLXAICAVHRIFMDRLASRKLCADDECVYTISLSRAQEDYNAPDCRFINVKKEQQIYVYSKLVQENGAGEFWAGSVYGDDREDEMGTLGYFPSSLVEEQQVYQEATKEVPTTDIDFFCE; translated from the exons ATGGCCAGACTATTAATACTTTCCCTCCCAGGTCTTTGAGCCATATGTGCCGTGCACAGAATATTTATGGACAGACTGGCTTCCAGGAAGCTCTGTGCAGATGACGAGTGCGTGT ataCTATTTCTCTCTCCAGAGCTCAAGAAGATTACAATGCCCCGGACTGTAGGTTcattaatgttaaaaaagaacAGCAGATTTACGTTTACTCAAAGCTGGTACAAGAAAACGGAGCTGGAGAATTTTGGGCTGGCAGT GTCTACGGAGATGACCGTGAGGACGAGATGGGCACCCTGGGCTATTTCCCCAGCAGCTTGGTCGAGGAACAACAGGTGTACCAAGAAGCCACCAAGGAAGTCCCCACCACG gataTTGACTTCTTCTGTGAGTAA